In Myxococcales bacterium, the following are encoded in one genomic region:
- a CDS encoding YXWGXW repeat-containing protein: MVLLVAMVAVPTAASAQPRGRRRPPAVSAPNRPPPPAQREQRGQPRRGQIWIAGHWAWERGDWAWVGGRWEPDRPGKRPQPARWEQRGNQWSWVAETWLDVAPPAPQVDNRGNGPAGHVWVEGRWDWKDGNWSWMAGQWQPARAGKRWQQGQWKQGTDRWEWQADAWVDLPLHPTSAPPPPQVESPGRARRGQVWTAGHWDWRDGAWAWTAGQWTADQPGKRWQPGQWRQGADHWEWTGDAWIDPSGPPSVAPPETRVENAGRPRRGSVWVAGRWEWKKGKWTWTRGRWEKARKGKRWQQGQWEQRGDQWQYAGEAWVDVPEFPSAAPPAPPIEQPQPPRRGYVWIAGNYAWVDGAYAWTPGHWERAKAQKVWVAGQWTLQGDHYVWTAGHWQ; the protein is encoded by the coding sequence ATGGTGCTGTTGGTGGCGATGGTGGCGGTCCCGACCGCCGCCTCGGCCCAGCCGCGCGGTCGTCGCCGCCCGCCCGCCGTGAGCGCGCCGAACCGGCCGCCGCCGCCGGCGCAGCGCGAGCAGCGTGGCCAGCCGCGCCGCGGCCAGATCTGGATCGCGGGCCACTGGGCCTGGGAGCGCGGCGACTGGGCCTGGGTCGGCGGGCGCTGGGAGCCCGACCGCCCAGGCAAGCGACCGCAGCCGGCGCGCTGGGAGCAGCGCGGCAACCAGTGGTCCTGGGTCGCCGAGACCTGGCTCGACGTGGCGCCGCCGGCGCCGCAGGTCGACAACCGCGGGAATGGCCCGGCGGGACACGTGTGGGTCGAGGGCCGCTGGGACTGGAAGGACGGCAACTGGTCGTGGATGGCCGGTCAGTGGCAGCCGGCGCGCGCGGGCAAGCGCTGGCAGCAGGGCCAGTGGAAGCAAGGCACCGATCGCTGGGAGTGGCAGGCCGACGCGTGGGTCGATCTGCCGCTGCACCCGACCTCGGCGCCGCCGCCGCCGCAGGTCGAGAGCCCGGGTCGGGCCCGCCGCGGCCAGGTCTGGACCGCCGGCCACTGGGACTGGCGCGACGGCGCCTGGGCCTGGACCGCGGGGCAGTGGACCGCCGATCAGCCGGGCAAGCGCTGGCAGCCGGGGCAGTGGCGGCAGGGCGCCGATCACTGGGAGTGGACCGGCGACGCGTGGATCGATCCGAGCGGGCCGCCCTCGGTGGCGCCGCCGGAGACGCGGGTCGAGAACGCCGGCCGGCCGCGCCGCGGCTCGGTCTGGGTCGCGGGCCGCTGGGAGTGGAAGAAGGGCAAGTGGACCTGGACCCGCGGGCGCTGGGAGAAGGCGCGCAAGGGCAAGCGCTGGCAGCAAGGCCAGTGGGAGCAGCGCGGCGATCAGTGGCAGTACGCGGGCGAGGCCTGGGTCGACGTGCCCGAGTTCCCGAGCGCGGCGCCGCCGGCGCCGCCGATCGAGCAGCCGCAGCCGCCGCGGCGCGGGTACGTGTGGATCGCGGGCAACTACGCCTGGGTCGACGGCGCGTACGCGTGGACCCCGGGCCACTGGGAGCGCGCCAAGGCGCAGAAGGTCTGGGTCGCGGGGCAGTGGACGCTGCAGGGCGACCACTACGTGTGGACCGCGGGCCACTGGCAGTAG